One Vitis vinifera cultivar Pinot Noir 40024 chromosome 15, ASM3070453v1 genomic window, ataatattttgtaaaacaaaagtttatttgaaaacctgaaatatttttattttattttaaatattttaaaaatgttttttatatttagtatactatttttaatcattcttcgtgcttacataattattttctaaaaccgtcctaacaaaaaataaaaataatagaaaccaatcaaaaaatattttctgaaaatacatattttatgttcttaagaacataaaacaaaaaaatagtttatgactatcaaataatgtttttttttgttttgtttttttgttttagggAATAGAAAtctgttttgaaaataattaccaaatagattcttaatgttttgtagaacaaagtttagtttgaaaattttattttttatatttagttctttatttttaataattctacaatatttgtataattattttttaaaataatttttaaaaaatcaataaaaataactaaaaataattaaaagatatttttcaaaaacattccattttctgttcttaagaataaaaaacatgaaaCGGTTTCTTGTTATCAAACACATTTTCTaataaagaatataaaactatttaaaaaaacgGTTCTCAAATaactcctaatttttttttcttctatgaaTAGATTTGTTAAGTTAGGTaatggtaaaattttgaaaaaacaatggACCTCAACGGCTCATGGGTGTGTTCAAGTTTGGGTAGTCTGGGTTGTGGGGATCACTACTGTCCCTTTCTACTATAATGGACTACAGCATTGTCTCtaggttttgaattttgatttaaagaGTAGCATTACCTAATTCATGATAGGCTGATAGCATCCTCAAAATGATTCCCAAAAATAGAGTTTTAGAAGGTCTGATTTGGTCATATATGAAAactaaattgatattttaaggatagaaaaatcaaacaaattaaggttgtttgaaGTTGGTGTGGTTTGATTTAGGCGGTAGGTTTGATGTAAATCAATTTAGGCATATAGTTGGTGTGGTTTGATTTAGGCGATCGACTCAATGTAAATCAATTTAGGCATAAAGTCAAGCATATAATATGCATCgtgataaatataaaagaactcattttaaataattataaattacaaGATATACAAGTTTCAGAACgttattttgatttcatttttatcgattataaaacaagaaaattgaaaatcaaactGAAAACCGAtgaaattggtttttaaaattttcaaaccaaataaacttttataatCGTTGGATTAAATTAAATCgggtttttcaattttcaattctcACTTACACCCTTACCTAAAAATGTTGGTAAAGTCTAAATATTACCAATTATATAATTACATTTCCATGACAAtttaatctctctctctcacacacacacacacactcctCTCTTTGAAGTGAATTAGAGGAGATTGAACTTTTGTCCAAGTGACAGAGACTCCAGTGAATCATATGCTGTCATGCAGGCATGGGCCCATGGAGAGggacatcttttttttttctccatcctTTTCCATTAAAGTGGGGCATGTGGAAAGGGGCCATcattatgatttttcaaagatgGGCATCATATTCCCTATGAAAATGACTATCTCCTAACCTTTCTCTTCTCTTTGGTCTCTATATGCATTCTTCCAACACCAAGACCAAGTTTTTATCATGTGGATTTGCATTGGAAGCCACCATATGGTAAAGACTAAGACTAATTCTTGATCCTTCTCAAGTGTGTCTTGCCTCTTggtctagtttaattttgcaCCCCACTAGATTGTTGCTTTTTTACCAAATGATGAAACTTTCAAAGAGAATTATAATTCTTCTCccaataaaatcaatcataaatgttgtaataaaaaattaaggattaattaaatataattattttttattgattttaaaatttttcagaTACCtcattcattttgaagaaagcgagtgaaaacaacaaatgacaaaagaatgagagatatttgataaaatttcaaacaaatttgatgaaatatatttaatcaaaattttatgagACTGATAAAATTAACCCAAAAATTAATGTCAATTTCTCATTAATATCATACACccataaatttctatttaacaTTTATAGAagaattattatttcatatattacttTATGtattaaatataacaaaaaattatattgatgaagaaataatattttttttcatgtatacaaataatattacattgatatatatatatatatatatataaaataatatatatatatatattttaaatttacgtataaataattgaaataatgaaagatatttatatatttaacggattttttttttcttcatagttCATTTCTTTCCGCCCATAGAGTCAGACTttgaaacaaacaaacaaaatacaaaacaataaatcacaaaaaatataattaaaaaaaggaaatggagaaaCAAACAGATGATATATTCCTTACTAAGCAAAGAGAGAGGCAGAGGTTGACTATTCTGAGGTTTGGTGTTGGGGAAGCGTGTGCGACCGGCTACCTCCACTTCCAAGTTCCAAGCACACTTTAGCGCTGGGATTCGAATCCTCAGAGTCACTCTCGAAACCCACTCTACTCTCGTCTCAGCTTGTCCTCTCCTCCTAAATCCATTTTAAACCACCTAACACTCGTTTTTCTCACACAAACAGAGAAAAATACCAACTTTCCTCCTGTTTTTTCCCTCAGACCAAACATGGGTCTCTCTCTTTACCTCCTTTCTTTCATCCTCGCCTTGCATCTCAACTATCCACAAGCTCTTTCTTCAAATCCTGAGCTTAGAGTCCTCATGGCCATGAAAGCTTCACTGGATCCTGAGAACAGATTCCTTTCTTCTTGGACCAGTGACAATGACCCTTGCAGTGACTCTTTTGAAGGTGTGGCTTGCAATGAGTATGGCCACGTTGTTAATATTTCTCTGCAGGGGAAGGGGCTGATGGGTCAGATACCAAAGGAGATTGCTGAGCTCAAGAGCTTGTCTGGGCTTTTCTTGCATTTCAACTCTCTGTATGGGGAGATACCGAAGGAAATCTCAGCCTTGGCTGAGCTTTCTGATTTGTACCTGAATGTGAATAATCTCTCTGGGGTGATACACCCTGGGATTGGGAATATGTCTAATCTTCAAGGTGGGTTGTGGATTTTAGTGGAAAATTCACTGCCTTAATTCTTGGATCTATGGTTTTTGGTGGAAATATTCAATCTTGGCTTTGGGTTATATAGTTTCTAGATAAATAAGGTATAATATTGTAAGTTAGAGAAATGTTTCCAGCTTATTTCATCTGGGCATATGGGTGGACAATAAAGCTCTAGCCTTGTTTATTACTGATATCACAAGATTATTTCATCCGGGGTTCTTTTATATGAACAAAGGGTGTCCAGTGAAGCTCTAAACTTGCTTGttactgaattttttttttcccacacgTTTTCATCTGGGTTTTCTTCATTTGGGCTCCATGTTACCCACCATGCTAAATGGTTATGTCGCTTGCTTGGTTTTTATTTGCCTCATGTTCAGTTCCCTATTTGCTTACATATTatgttttgaactttctttgtTTGTGTAGCAGTAATGACATCCTGGGTTAGATGCAAAGaagatttgattttctttacaattattttttcagTATCTTCCACCTTACCATctgattaaattaaattactagGAGAACTGTGTTAAAACTGAATAGTAGAGCcttgatatgttttttttttttctttttgtatgcAGTTTTACAGCTCTGTTACAACAAGTTAACTGGGGGCATACCTACACAGTTGGGGTCTCTGAAGAAGCTTAGTGTCCTAGCTCTGCAATCTAATGAATTGACTGGTGCTATTCCTGCGAGTTTGGGTGATCTGGAGATGTTAACTAGGTTGGATCTGAGCTTTAATAACCTTTTTGGTCCTATTCCTGTAAAATTAGCAAATGCCCCTATGCTAGAGATTCTTGATATCAGAAACAACACCCTTTCAGGAAATGTTCCTCAAGGTAAGATAGTTTATCTGATTTTCATTTGCTTATTTGTGTTATTATTGTTGATGTGTTGAATTTAGGTTAAAAGGGAAAAACCCCAATTTGATTCTGGTTTTCTTGTGTGTTAAATTGAAGCTCTGAAGAGACTGAATGATGGATTCCAATACAGAAACAATCCAAGCTTATGTGGAGATGGATTTTTAGCATTGGATGTTTGTAGTGCATCTGATCAATTAAATCCAAACAGACCTGAACCATTTGGGCCTAATGGTACTGATAAAAATGGCCTCCCAGAGTCTGCAAATTTGCAGCCTGATTGCAGTAAAACTCACTGTTCAACTCCATCAAAAACCTCACAAATTGCTATCGTTTGTGGAGTAATAGGAGTGATAGTTGCCTTGACAGTTTCTGGGCTTTTCGCATTCTCATGGTACCGTCGCAGAAAACAAAAGATTGGAAGTGCTTTTGATGCTTCTGATAGTCGGCTTAGTACTGACCAGGTTAAGGAGGTTTACAGGAAGAGCGCCTCTCCCCTTATCAGTCTGGAATATTCCCATGGGTGGGACCCCTTAGGTCAAAGTGGAAACGGGTTCTCTCAGGAAGTTCCTGGGAGTGTTATGTTCAACTTAGAAGATGTGGAGTCTGCAACACAGTACTTCTCGGACTTGAATTTGTTGGGGAAGAGTAATTTCTCTGCAATCTACAAGGGAATTCTGAGAGATGGGTCAGTTGTTGCAATTAAATGCATTGCCAAGATAAGCTGCAAGTCTGATGAAGCTGAGTTCTTGAAGGGACTAAAGACATTGGCCTCATTGAAGCATGAAAATCTTGTTAGGTTGAGAGGTTTTTGCTGCTCCAAGGGCAGGGGAGAGTGTTTTCTCATCTATGATTTTGTTCCCAATGGAAACCTGTTGCAGTATCTTGATGTGACCGATAACAGTGGGAAGGTTCTTGAATGGTCCACCAGAATTTCTATCATCAATGGCATTGCCAAAGGTCAGTGGGTCATAGTCCCTTTTTATCTTGTTGAATTCCTTAATTTGCAAATCCATAAtgtgtttttaatcatttaaatttaatgTTTATCTGAATCTAAGAATCATTCAGGCTCAAAGAATCAAGTTTATGATGTTGTGAAAGAAGGATTTCATGGAAGCTCATTCCATGAATTTTTTACTTTCTCCATAAAAAACCTACTCGATCAATTATTTCAACACAAACTTGCTTACAAACTTACCTCTAGCCTTGCAACAGAGCATGGAATTCTGTTGTTTTTGTTAGAATAACTTCATTGCTTGCCTTCTCTAAATTTGTTAATACTAAAATTTGATGTTTCTTCCTAACCAGGTATCGGGTATTTACATGGGAAGAAAGGAAACAAATGTGCTCTAGTTCACCAAAATATATCAGCTGAGAAAGTGCTCATTGACCAACATTACAATCCCTTGCTCTCTGATTCCGGCCTGCACAAACTCCTTGCAGATGACATTGTATTCTCTACTCTGAAAGCCACTGCAGCCATGGGATACCTTGCTCCTGAGTACACAACCACAGGCCGGTTCACTGAAAAGAGTGATGTGTATGCATTTGGAATGATTGTATTTCAAATCCTTTCTGGGAAACGAAAAATCGCCCACTTGACCCGCAATGGTGCTGAATCAGGCAGATTTGAAGATTTTATTGACGCCAATCTTGCTGGTAAATTCTCCGAGTCTGAGGCAGCTAAGCTGGGGAAAATTGCCTTACTTTGCACTCATGACTCTCCTAGCCACAGGCCAGCTATTGAAAATGTGATGCAAGAACTGAATGATTTAGTTAGCCCTTCTTGATTCCTACACATTTCTTGCCTCAATTTTCTCATGACATGAGGTAAGATGGGTCCACATTACTAACAACTTAACCGATGCAAAGCTTTTGCTGACTCATGTTCATATGTGCTTGTGTCCTTCCTAGAGGGCTGAAGTTGTGAATGTTGATGTGTTCTTTATTGTAATTTGTGGGCATGGGGGGATTTTTCCCTTGGATTACTTGTATTAATTTGTATTAATAGAAATTTAGCCATGTACCAAGGTGGGATTCCTCCATCAGCAAGCTAATTTAGTTGCTATTATTTGTATTTCTGTATGGTCGATAGACCCGACATTTGGAGATCATTTATTTACCTAAGTTGGGAATCATTTGGGGTTTGAATGATGATTACTGAAATTCCAAGCTTTCTTGCCATTTCAACTAACTTAAATCTGTAAGTTTTGGTGCATAATGTAGCCAAAATGGATTACTGAAATCCCAAGTTTTCTGCGTGTCTTGATCTGAACTCCTATAATGTTCTTTCATGGCTTCAAACACAGCCAAAATGGATGACAAGACCATTCAGTCATTTCCACCCAAACACATCAAAAGACagaataatattttcatttttttttatggtgtgGGGAAGAGAGCAAGTTACCAGGGTTCCTGACATGACTGACCCACAGCAAATTTTTTGTTGAAGCGATACTATCTCTTATTTTCAGCCAGTGAAAATGAGAGATATGTACAAATATCAATATTTAGTTGTGGGATTAATCTTCAAATGGGTTTGGTACTTCTGCTCTGCCAAAGATTTTTCAACATAATATTCCATATACAATCATTCAACCTACCTCCCTACCTGGACTCTGTTATAGACAAAACAGCAAATTCACTCTCTTATCTTCCATGCTTAACCTCCACTGACTGACCCATTAGAAAATTCTAGTAATTGTACAACAAAGATAAGGAAATCAGAGCACAGTAAAATCCAAAGTGTTCCCAACCCCAACATGTGACTATGTGGAAAACGTCCAAAAGTCATGAGTGGCCAACTGGTGAATGGACAAAATATTACCTAGAAACAAAGCAACACAAATTAAAGCAATTTGGTGCTATGCATGCACTTGACTTCTTCTGTATGGAATCACaacttttcattattttatagtaACGCAAGCAGAACAGAGTAATGGACTCACATAGTCTATTATATACTCCGTGTATGAAAGTAAGTGGGCTCTCATAAACATAAAGTCCAGCTTTTTAGTGTTTGATTCCAGTGCCCGTGAACACTTCTGTCCTCTTCGTCCTTTCTGTTTCTTGCCTGTTCTTCACCGGGAGAAGGAAGACTGAATTAGAGGATGAAAAAGCTTGTGGTTGTGGGGTAAATATCTATTTTGTTTTGTCTAAGGCATCAGCATAATATATCATTacagacaagaaaaaaaaaagaccctaAGAATTTGATGCCATAACAGTGAATTACAAAGTGTATCGACAGTTACATGATGAAAACTGGAAACTTACTAAAAGTTCAATGTACTTATTTGCAGCTTATCAATCAACCCTTCTTACAACAGCAATCTAATCTTTGCACAATGGCAACTGCAAAGGCAAAGTCTCAGGTTGTTATTATACTGTAAAAGCATATTTGTAACCTTTTAGATATAGAAGATAGAAGATAGGCCTCAGACCTCACCAATTACAATAAAGTTTATTCTGTTCAGTGTTTGATAGTCTCCTTTCTCTCCTTTGTAGAactagtttttataaaaaaaaggagatGTATATAATGGCTATTACTAATCGAGCAACCTACTTTTTTAACTCCACGTATAAACTATTGTCTTTCATcaacttctatttttttcaacaaaatgcTACTGGACATGGACAACGATCCACCACCTCATATTACAATAATAGTCTCCAGCACAATGATGAGCATGTCTAGATTCTCTTTttcactaaaataataatactgTAATTATCAAgcaagattttatttttctgctTTTTGAATGTTGGAGCAAGAACAATTCAGCTtcaattattgaatttatttgCAGCTGGCAAATTGCTCTTACAAGCTCTCTTTCTGTTCCTCAGAGATTAGCAAGGTAAACCTTTTAGGAGTCTAGTAGTTGTTCCGCATATGAATAGAGGTTGTCACTGCACTTTGGGCAAGTTCGGTATGTGGGAATGGAATGGAATGGAAAAGGATGAAGATGGAGGTGAATCACAATACCATGTAGAAGGCTGAATCAAAATCCTAGTGAGAGTAGAATTTGGTTTCCAtactaaagaattttttattcccattcctgttctaaaaaataatccaaatacATCAATGAATGAGAATAGAATTGATTTCCCATTCCCACTCTCTATTCTGATGTTCCAAATGTGATCTTATGGTAGATAAGATCCTTCACTAGTCCTTTCAATCAGGAACTTATTTGAGTCATTTTAACACACTGATTGAATGGAATGCCAATTGTGTAATTGTGCTTTGGAGctctaagtttatttttataaaacattacaCATAATTTACAAGTGCAATTTGAAGAAAGATGAGGAAGTATGGAACTAAACAAAAACATCCATCTAAATGGGAGAACAAATCTGTCAGAAATTGTTTGTTCATTCCAGGATCCCATAATACTTCTCTTGGTTTGGTATATTCATTTGAAGCCATGACTTTTGAAGGACATCCTTGAGCCCCATTACATAGTGAACATGAAAAGACAATTCTGCTTGAATTCAGAAGAAACATAAGGAGCTATAGAACTAAACAAATACTTCCCAGAGTGAAACAAGAACTTTCATCTAAATAAAACAGTTCTGTTTGAGAATAgttattca contains:
- the LOC100247285 gene encoding LRR receptor-like serine/threonine-protein kinase SIK1, translating into MGLSLYLLSFILALHLNYPQALSSNPELRVLMAMKASLDPENRFLSSWTSDNDPCSDSFEGVACNEYGHVVNISLQGKGLMGQIPKEIAELKSLSGLFLHFNSLYGEIPKEISALAELSDLYLNVNNLSGVIHPGIGNMSNLQVLQLCYNKLTGGIPTQLGSLKKLSVLALQSNELTGAIPASLGDLEMLTRLDLSFNNLFGPIPVKLANAPMLEILDIRNNTLSGNVPQALKRLNDGFQYRNNPSLCGDGFLALDVCSASDQLNPNRPEPFGPNGTDKNGLPESANLQPDCSKTHCSTPSKTSQIAIVCGVIGVIVALTVSGLFAFSWYRRRKQKIGSAFDASDSRLSTDQVKEVYRKSASPLISLEYSHGWDPLGQSGNGFSQEVPGSVMFNLEDVESATQYFSDLNLLGKSNFSAIYKGILRDGSVVAIKCIAKISCKSDEAEFLKGLKTLASLKHENLVRLRGFCCSKGRGECFLIYDFVPNGNLLQYLDVTDNSGKVLEWSTRISIINGIAKGIGYLHGKKGNKCALVHQNISAEKVLIDQHYNPLLSDSGLHKLLADDIVFSTLKATAAMGYLAPEYTTTGRFTEKSDVYAFGMIVFQILSGKRKIAHLTRNGAESGRFEDFIDANLAGKFSESEAAKLGKIALLCTHDSPSHRPAIENVMQELNDLVSPS